A region of Centropristis striata isolate RG_2023a ecotype Rhode Island chromosome 17, C.striata_1.0, whole genome shotgun sequence DNA encodes the following proteins:
- the LOC131990048 gene encoding uncharacterized protein LOC131990048 — translation MMTSLNFVFYLTCLFLGKMAHTTDLKWSSSVRQELRFVSANVGDKVTLQCFYEGDGAAWLFWYKQTLGHKPKLISSKYTFDIKSSFSHEFKNNPRFTLDTKNSAYDLNISDLQISDSATYFCATGSTFILKFAEGTIIHVKGSGLNVPALVHPSASETVQPGGSVTLNCTVHTGTCEGEHSVYWFKNSEESPPGLIYTHGGRNDQCERNTKTQTCVYNLPMKSLNPSHAGTYYCAVVSCGHILFGDGTKLDFEGEADLVYFLRGALTFTTILSFSLALTVCMTNKDSCKSTESRATFPTPSTANPKDFQHAEKVYNGFSVNLHNRSGRLKDPTWSECVYNSVKK, via the exons ATGATGACATCTCTAAACTTTGTCTTCTATCTGACGTGTTTGTTTTTGGGGAAAATGG CTCATACGACTGATCTGAAATGGTCCTCATCTGTTCGTCAAGAACTACGTTTTGTATCAGCTAATGTTGGAGACAAGGTGACTTTGCAATGTTTCTATGAAGGTGATGGAGCTGCATGGCTTTTCTGGTACAAACAAACTCTGGGACACAAACCGAAGCTCATCTCTTCAAAGTATACGTTCGATATAAAAAGctctttttctcatgaattcAAGAACAATCCACGCTTCACTCTGGATACTAAAAACAGTGCATATGACTTGAACATTTCTGATTTGCAAATATCAGACTCAGCTACTTATTTCTGTGCAACTGGCTCTACGTTTATCTTGAAATTTGCAGAAGGGACTATTATCCATGTAAAGGGTTCAGGTTTGAACGTCCCAGCTTTGGTCCATCCGTCAGCATCTGAGACCGTCCAGCCAGGAGGCTCTGTGACTCTGAACTGTACAGTCCACACTGGGACCTGTGAGGGAGAACACAGTGTTTACTGGTTCAAGAACTCTGAAGAATCTCCACCAGGACTCATTTACACCCATGGAGGCAGGAATGATCAGTGTGAgaggaacacaaaaacacaaacctgTGTCTACAACCTGCCAATGAAGAGTCTGAATCCGTCTCATGCTGGGACCTACTACTGTGCTGTTGTCTCATGTGGACACATACTGTTTGGAGACGGGACCAAGCTGGACTTTGAGG GTGAGGCTGACCTGGTGTATTTCTTGAGAGGAGCTTTGACATTCACCACCATCCTCAGTTTTTCATTGGCTCTCACGGTGTgcatgaccaacaaagacagcTGCAAATCTACAG AGTCCCGGGCAACATTTCCAACTCCCTCCACAGCGAACCCAAAG GATTTCCAACACGCAGAAAAAGTCTATAATGGCTTCAGTGTCAACCTACACAACAGATCAGGAAGACTGAAGGATCCGACCTGGAGTGAATGTGTGTACAACAGCGTAAAGAAGTAG
- the LOC131990047 gene encoding signal-regulatory protein beta-2-like, translated as MTSLNFVFYLTCLFLGKMAPTTTLELFLSVRQESGFRSVNVGDSVTLRCFYEGDVAVMFYWYKQTLGRKPTMISNFYTYDKNGTFIDDLKNDPRFKLETKNGNNHLTISDLRVSDSATYYCVGSYTYKYEFAEGTTVEVKGSGFPVLVHQSASETVQPGGSVTLNCTVHTGTCEGEHSVYWFKNSEESPPGLIYTHGGRNDQCERNTKTQTCVYNLPMKSLNLSHAGTYYCAVVSCGHILFGNGTKLDIECEVDQVYFLRGALTFTTILSFLLALTVCMTNKDSCKSTESRATFPTPSTANPKDFQHAEKVYNGFSVNLHNRSGRLKDPTWSECVYNSVNK; from the exons ATGACATCTCTAAACTTTGTCTTCTATCTGACGTGTTTGTTCTTGGGGAAAATGG CTCCAACAACTACTCTTGAATTGTTCTTATCTGTGCGTCAAGAGAGTGGTTTTCGATCAGTTAATGTTGGCGACAGCGTGACATTACGATGTTTCTATGAAGGAGATGTCGCAGTTATGTTTTACTGGTACAAACAAACTCTGGGACGGAAACCAACGATGATCTCTAACTTCTATACATATGATAAAAATGGCACTTTCattgatgatttaaaaaatgatcctCGCTTCAAACTTGAAACTAAAAATGGCAATAATCACTTGACAATCTCAGATTTACGTGTTTCAGACTCTGCTACTTACTACTGCGTAGGTAGCTATACATACAAGTATGAATTTGCAGAAGGCACCACTGTCGAAGTAAAGGGTTCAGGCTTCCCTGTCTTGGTCCATCAGTCAGCATCTGAGACCGTCCAGCCAGGAGGCTCTGTGACTCTGAACTGTACCGTCCACACTGGGACCTGTGAGGGAGAACACAGTGTTTACTGGTTCAAGAACTCTGAAGAATCTCCACCAGGACTCATTTACACCCATGGAGGCAGAAATGATCAGTGtgagagaaacacaaaaacacaaacctgTGTCTACAACCTGCCAATGAAGAGTCTGAATCTGTCTCATGCTGGGACCTACTACTGTGCTGTTGTCTCATGTGGACACATACTGTTTGGAAACGGGACCAAGCTGGACATTGAGT GTGAGGTTGATCAAGTGTATTTCTTGAGAGGAGCTTTGACATTCACCACCATCCTCAGTTTTTTATTGGCTCTCACGGTGTgcatgaccaacaaagacagcTGCAAATCTACAG AGTCCCGGGCAACATTTCCAACTCCCTCCACAGCGAACCCAAAG GATTTCCAACACGCAGAAAAAGTCTATAATGGCTTCAGTGTCAACCTACACAACAGATCAGGAAGACTGAAGGATCCGACCTGGAGTGAATGTGTGTACAACAGCGTAAATAAGTAG